The Takifugu rubripes chromosome 7, fTakRub1.2, whole genome shotgun sequence genome has a segment encoding these proteins:
- the LOC101070815 gene encoding zinc finger protein 729, translating into MDEGAAAITEDGGEGRPHGEDDTHQNYRQAKGTDGRVGVHCSQDYGEAFREEAPDLEHQQHQKKNTLVDDHSDTTTDAEAGVTDQLPQCQTERKDGENFSQEANAEIGGEITKRHAFECSHCGKSYGMIGHFLNHQRKHTKAPKSLSQDLEDLKKKSFQCEFCGRNYSRASALEAHLRCHEEKLVKPRNRDLEESPVTEETVIDSKPNKNQTLDTPDKPFTCACGKAFTAQMGLKTHQRFSRNSRCSPEDLAEKTKKPVSEFNCSECKKTFSSNIAFLNHQRWHANRSMNSSKRIPCEECGKVFMTLTFYHRHQRLVHSSETPAKSFLHQVCQLQKKAFECKECGLKFSRASALHSHELHHTDIFKETKKVAPPRSVSLNQQKSWESSAKDGEQEEAPPVHPVSTAEDVDADDTDGEECYGPGDFNVQVISASESEDEATQHANPDLELLCESDREAQDGDVVSPSAGVSKPKMDLKIVQIDLNTADAEDVAVAKETEVKKAEERFDCPDCSLWFSSAASLRIHRMWHDVRKRRQQTQGQSVTVYTHDTWGHDASSCAAHCSDIEQHENASTDHQALNQAEELGKKLTCNECGKCFSRLSALVSHQLHHPKRKEFQCPDCMTSYSHAATLFNHMKHCSSQKKENHLLNKRQYNPTKTLLGPKMFHCEQCGKAFWSLGAYSHHKQNQTQCADFRLRKGLPPVNGYPRCSAKVACPVCGRTFRHKGIMALHMRKHENGDHRCDICGRSFRLFSSLLRHQVVHSSQLLPPPVKSFQYQVEQLKKNTYSCPDCGKLFSRAKALQFHMKSHGYESGYSPSSLGSPVTPEDPQCATCLAHFNSKASLRAHQKLCIKKDVRIGHAVREEIVDVGAKETVAHAELNEKDGEGIKIETQTEAGGLENLYSSDNPVDGQPVVDRGPGQGVGFEEQLRNHKSKAKTRPYSCALCCQGFWTESQLNQHFIWHDEVRRRLPHEVRYRFSAAATPKTIRPSTPSADRGGKPLSFSSELNQESQSESSHKCQHCGKSFLSPAALEIHQSQYCNKDLYHCSICPRTFREIQELISHHQECLANFEIVE; encoded by the exons ATGGACGAAGGTGCTGCTGCGATCACAGAGGATGGAGGTGAAGGGAGACCTCACGGTGAAGATGATACGCATCAGAATTATAGACAAGCCAAGGGGACGGATGGCA GGGTTGGGGTTCACTGCAGCCAGGATTATGGAGAAGCCTTCAGAGAAGAGGCCCCTGACTTGGAGCATCAGCaacaccagaaaaaaaacactctcGTCGATGACCACTCAGACACCACAACTGATGCAGAGGCAGGGGTAACCGATCAGCTACCCCAGTGCCAAACGGAGAGAAAAGATGGTGAAAACTTCTCACAGGAGGCTAACGCTGAGATAGGCGGTGAAATCACAAAGCGGCATGCATTTGAATGTTCACATTGTGGGAAAAGTTATGGAATGATTGGACACTTTCTTAACCATCagcgcaaacacacaaaagcccCCAAATCACTTTCCCAGGACCTTGAAGACTTAAAAAAGAAGTCATTTCAGTGTGAATTTTGTGGTAGGAATTATTCTCGCGCTTCAGCTCTCGAAGCGCATCTTCGCTGTCACGAAGAGAAGTTAGTCAAGCCACGAAATAGAGACTTGGAAGAATCCCCTGTCACAGAGGAGACAGTCATTGACTCAAAGCCCAATAAAAATCAGACACTTGATACTCCTGATAAACCTTTTACATGTGCGTGTGGCAAAGCTTTCACTGCTCAGATGGGCCTTAAGACGCATCAGCGATTCAGCCGCAACAGTCGGTGCTCGCCAGAAGATCTcgcagaaaaaacaaagaaacctgTCAGTGAGTTCAACTGCAGTGAGTGTAAAAAGACTTTTAGCAGCAACATTGCCTTCTTGAACCACCAGCGATGGCACGCTAATCGCTCGATGAATTCGTCCAAGAGGATTCCGTGTGAGGAATGCGGGAAAGTTTTCATGACTCTGACGTTCTACCACAGGCATCAGCGGCTGGTGCACAGcagcgagaccccagcaaagtcATTCCTTCACCAGGTTTGTCAGCTTCAGAAGAAGGCCTTTGAATGTAAGGAATGTGGACTCAAGTTTTCCAGGGCCTCCGCTCTCCACTCCCATGAGCTGCACCACACAGACATTTTCAAGGAAACGAAGAAGGTAGCTCCGCCTCGCAGTGTTTCGCTAAACCAGCAGAAAAGCTGGGAAAGCTCAGCAAAAGACGGCGAGCAGGAAGAAGCGCCACCTGTGCATCCTGTCAGCACAGCTGAAGATGTGGACGCCGACGACACAGATGGAGAGGAATGCTACGGACCCGGCGACTTTAACGTGCAGGTGATCAGCGCCAGCGAATCCGAGGACGAGGCCACCCAACACGCCAACCCTGATCTTGAGTTGCTGTGCGAGTCTGATCGGGAGGCGCAAGATGGCGATGTTGTTTCCCCCAGCGCCGGGGTTTCAAAACCAAAGATGGATCTGAAAATTGTACAGATTGACTTGAACACAGCCGACGCGGAGGATGTGGCGGTTGCGAAGGAAACCGAGGTTAAAAAGGCAGAGGAAAGATTTGATTGCCCGGACTGCTCCCTTTGGTTCTCTAGCGCCGCATCACTGCGCATTCACAGAATGTGGCACGATGTCCGTAAGAGAAGACAACAGACTCAAGGTCAGTCAGTGACAGTTTACACACATGACACCTGGGGCCATGACGCCAGTAGCTGCGCAGCACACTGCAGTGACATAGAACAGCATGAGAATGCGAGCACAGACCATCAGGCTTTGAACCAGGCTGAGGAATTAGGAAAAAAATTGACTTGCAATGAATGTGGTAAATGCTTCTCACGTTTATCTGCTTTAGTCTCCCATCAGTTGCATCACCCCAAAAGAAAAGAGTTCCAATGTCCAGATTGCATGACCTCTTATTCACATGCAGCTACGCTGTTCAACCACATGAAACATTGCTCCTCACAAAAGAAAGAGAATCATTTGTTAAATAAGAGACAGTACAATCCGACAAAAACCCTTCTGGGGCCAAAGATGTTTCACTGTGAACAGTGCGGGAAGGCTTTCTGGTCTTTAGGAGCGTACTCTCACCATAAGCAAAACCAGACTCAGTGTGCGGATTTCAGGCTAAGAAAAGGTCTTCCTCCCGTGAACGGGTACCCACGCTGCAGCGCTAAAGTTGCGTGTCCAGTGTGTGGGAGGACGTTTAGACATAAGGGCATTATGGCGCTGCACATGCGGAAGCATGAAAATGGGGATCACAGATGCGATATCTGCGGCAGGTCGTTCCGTCTCTTTTCCAGCCTGCTCAGGCACCAGGTCGTGCACAGCAGCCAGCTGCTCCCGCCGCCAGTTAAGTCTTTCCAGTATCAGGTCGAGCAGTTAAAAAAGAACACGTACAGCTGTCCTGACTGCGGAAAACTGTTTTCCCGGGCCAAAGCGCTCCAGTTTCACATGAAAAGCCACGGTTACGAGAGCGGGTATTCACCGTCGTCACTGGGCTCCCCCGTCACTCCGGAGGATCCCCAGTGTGCAACCTGCCTCGCACATTTCAATAGCAAAGCCTCTCTGAGGGCTCATCAAAAGCTTTGCATCAAAAAGGACGTTCGAATTGGCCACGCCGTCCGCGAGGAGATCGTGGACGTAGGCGCGAAGGAAACGGTGGCTCATGCAGAATTGAATGAAAAGGACGGGGAGGGGATAAAAATAGAGACTCAGACGGAGGCGGGCGGCTTAGAAAACCTCT ATTCATCAGACAACCCAGTAGACGGACAACCCGTGGTCGATCGGGGCCCAGGACAGGGTGTAGGCTTCG AAGAACAGTTAAGGAACCATAAGTCCAAGGCAAAGACGCGGCCTTATTCCTGCGCCCTGTGCTGCCAGGGCTTTTGGACCGAGAGCCAGCTGAATCAGCACTTCATCTGGCACGACGAGGTCCGCCGGCGTCTCCCACACGAGGTCCGCTACAGGTTCAGCGCTGCCGCGACCCCAAAGACAATAAGACCCAGCACCCCCTctgctgacagaggagggaagCCTCTTTCATTCTCCTCGGAGCTGAACCAGGAGAGCCAGTCAGAAAGTAGCCACAAGTGCCAGCACTGCGGCAAGTCTTTCCTGTCACCGGCGGCTTTAGAAATCCACCAAAGTCAGTACTGTAACAAGGACCTGTACCACTGCTCTATTTGCCCTCGGACCTTCAGAGAAATCCAGGAACTCATCAGCCATCACCAGGAATGTCTGGCTAACTTTGAAATCGTAGAGTga
- the LOC115250532 gene encoding zinc finger protein 501-like codes for MQSPRQSNSQPSPVTTATTEKELDSESAHKEPDAQQEEIKSPSAAETEAAVAQHGGGTLPETHGGVAGTQTASKCDGRPPTQPSDQTDKEELGSDLKPSATIEDKYADGRDGPTVENQAKRDRRKYVPSKKAMVDPLKMDMSKPAGIPLTTSQLSLQCIECHIIFSDHKSKERHLKASHPAEYEQCILRNALFACYVCDRHFTNSTELMAHQKAHVEKKPFKCPICGQAFNKSSELTSHKKSHFGSDGYACTDCGKLCKTMTLLKYHRRTHTGEKPYICKECGQRFTMPKTLQKHVMSHLEGAEENGENSKAKLKNTDGVVIKYLCFLCNATFKTTKTRLHHMKTKHNMVPARTSKAIHTGQQFKESTPIITPISISEPALLQVEPNGPLQKVDANIDTEQICRLIESLGNVQKLHRNRRRFLQNGPVRPAHHVHIQ; via the exons ATGCAGAGTCCAAGACAGTCAAACAGCCAGCCGAGCCCTGTGACCACAGCAACTACAGAAAAAGAGCTGGACTCTGAGTCCGCACACAAGGAACCAGATGCACAACAAGAAGAGATCAAATCACCCTCTGCTGCTGAGACCGAAGCAGCTGTGGCCCAACATGGAGGTGGGACACTGCCAGAAACACACGGAGGTGTGGCGGGGACGCAGACTGCCAGCAAGTGTGATGGTCGGCCACCTACCCAGCCTTCAGACCAGACTGACAAGGAGGAACTGGGTTCTGATCTAAAGCCAAGTGCCACAATTGAGGATAAATATGCTGATGGTCGTGATGGACCAACGGTGGAGAATCAGGCTAAACGTGACCGAAGGAAGTATGTCCCTTCCAAGAAGGCCATGGTGGACCCCCTGAAGATGGACATGTCCAAACCAGCAGGTATCCCTTTGACAA CCTCCCAGCTCTCCCTGCAGTGCATCGAGTGCCACATAATCTTCAGCGATCATAAGAGCAAAGAGCGCCACCTGAAGGCGAGCCACCCGGCAGAGTATGAGCAGTGCATCCTCAGAAACGCCCTTTTCGCCTGTTACGTTTGCGACCGCCACTTCACAAACTCCACCGAGCTCATGGCCCATCAGAAAGCCCACGTGGAGAAGAAGCCCTTCAAGTGTCCCATCTGTGGCCAGGCCTTCAACAAGTCGTCAGAGCTCACGTCTCATAAAAAGAGTCATTTTGGCTCGGATGGTTACGCCTGCACTGACTGTGGCAAACTTTGTAAAACCATGACATTGCTCAAGTATCATCGCCGCACGCACACGGGAGAGAAGCCGTATATATGCAAGGAGTGTGGACAGAGGTTCACCATGCCCAAAACTCTGCAGAAACATGTCATGTCACACCTggagggagctgaggagaaTGGGGAAAACAGCAAGGCTAAACTGAAGAATACTGACG GTGTTGTGATAAAGTATCTTTGTTTCCTCTGCAATGCCACTTTCAAGACCACCAAGACGCGGCTGCACCACatgaaaaccaaacacaacatgGTGCCTGCCAGAACCAGCAAAGCCATCCATACCGGACAGCAGTTTAAGGAAAGCACACCCATCATCACTCCGATCTCCATATCCGAACCAGCACTGCTACAGGTTGAACCGAATGGACCCCTGCAAAAAGTGGACGCCAACATCGACACGGAACAGATCTGCCGACTCATCGAATCTTTGGGTAATGTTCAAAAG CTTCATCGGAACCGGAGAAGATTCCTGCAGAACGGACCGGTCCGTCCAGCCCATCACGTCCACATACAGTAG
- the LOC105416678 gene encoding uncharacterized protein, which produces MTEYYEEGGLLYEQSPPMHIKVESPEGPFGGGASENGFPREDEDSEGSCDQSSGLPGGLPFNVVVVHPNIMAPGMSSDDLLSIEQNRAMSAALAAGGAGKRKSRFSGAELEVLVSEVTRCEGELFGPAGRLRRRERERIWAGILERVNAVSRVPRTLREVKKRWDDLKRRNGGRLANARHRSCYLPSSRGASMLGRSSQASPRLQQGRQKSIRPKPSFSCFPDSDAGVGVEGPERDSLEKDEDVSERDRDLGQPDCEGENSMEEKLGLGLSLGIGPPPPSERWLPPSPLYSAPFLNGSPQPSSPQPSLGAQQGPLEAPLRSTWLEDELRGLGEAAVQLGNRMEKSLREFSEDFRQDMRTLVASQETLALSLQQNNVLLQRLLGVLEAQQQPQPHQHRVQQAHQPQTTQQHLQPQQQLQHLEHLELQQQRIEAPLQAQPSHQQQPQQHPTQVQQPENTQHANNLSGVATVPEPSSPDLRGTFPSDLPEANGGMPRSRRGRVVDHRRRRRR; this is translated from the exons ATGACTGAGTACTACGAGGAGGGGGGGCTGCTGTATGAGCAATCACCTCCCATGCACATCAAAGTGGAGTCTCCAGAGGGACCCTTTGGAGGAGGAGCCTCGGAGAACGGCTTCCCCAGGGAAGATGAGGACTCAGAGGGCAGCTGTGACCAGAGCAGCGGGTTACCTGGCGGGCTCCCGTTCAACGTAGTAGTGGTACACCCAAACATCATGGCACCCGGCATGTCCTCGGACGACCTGTTGTCTATTGAACAAA ACAGGGCGATGTCAGCTGCACTGGCTGCAGGTGGTGCCGGTAAAAGAAAGAGTCGTTTCAGCGGGGCGGAGCTGGAGGTGCTGGTTTCTGAGGTCACCCGGTGCGAGGGCGAGCTCTTCGGTCCTGCGGGGAGGCTTCGACGCCGTGAGAGAGAGCGAATCTGGGCGGGAATCCTCGAGAGAGTCAACGCCGTGTCCAGAGTCCCGCGCACCCTGCGTGAGGTGAAGAAGCGCTGGGACGATCTGAAGAGGCGCAACGGGGGCAGGCTGGCGAACGCTCGCCACCGTAGCTGTTATCTACCTTCCAGCAGAGGGGCTTCGATGCTCGGGCGGTCATCTCAGGCAAGTCCCAGGCTTCAGCAGGGCAGACAGAAAAGCATCAGACCAAAGCCCAGCTTCTCATGCTTCCCTGACTCTGATGCAG GCGTGGGGGTCGAAGGCCCAGAGAGAGACAGTTTGGAGAAAGATGAGGACGTTTCTGAGCGTGACCGAGACCTGGGACAGCCCGACTGTGAAGGGGAGAATAGCATGGAGGAGAaactggggctggggctgagCCTGGGCATCGGACCGCCTCCTCCATCAGAGCGTTGGCTGCCTCCTTCGCCGCTGTACAGCGCTCCTTTCCTCAACGGCAGCCCCCAACCCAGCAGTCCACAGCCGTCTCTTGGAGCGCAGCAAGGTCCCCTGGAGGCCCCTCTGCGCAGCACCTGGCTGGAAGACGAACTTCGGGGTTTAGGGGAGGCGGCAGTGCAGCTGGGCAATCGGATGGAGAAGAGCCTGCGGGAGTTTAGCGAAGATTTCCGACAGGACATGAGAACACTTGTGGCCTCGCAGGAGACGTTAGCGCTGAGTCTCCAGCAAAACAACGTCCTCTTGCAGAGGCTGCTGGGCGTGCTTGAGgctcagcagcagccgcagccacaTCAGCACCGCGTCCAACAAGCACACCAGCCACAGACCACCCAACAGCACttacagccgcagcagcagctgcagcacctggaacacctggaactgcagcagcagcggatcGAGGCGCCGCTGCAAGCACAGCCTtcgcatcagcagcagccacaacagCACCCGACACAAGTACAGCAGCCAGAGAACACGCAGCACGCTAACAACCTGTCGGGCGTAGCGACGGTACCCGAACCATCGTCCCCGGACTTACGCGGCACTTTTCCCTCGGATCTTCCGGAGGCAAACGGAGGCATGCCGAGGTCACGGCGAGGACGGGTCGTGGATCACAGGCGCAGAAGAAGGCGCTGA
- the LOC115250355 gene encoding uncharacterized protein: MAATDPAESPPKGEKSPVEEGETSRLQKEAVEPGCPPKNGEERTLSRTSRSPAGEQAASAGLLGAAASHSEARSGDGSDNTTSADKTTDTLDNDGWGFHWSETEEEDTEPKIQRQGPNVAEGAAEVERDAEKIREDDSSRPEEKSPGKETAQRRTGDVHGKEKEEVGIGQDREQDSDAVAKPKKSCLLCKDCGMAFNRRETFNLHRHFHAHQDELTPLTCKECGLTFQHRSGLIKHRNEHKEKEELLLTPKKEPPSEEGSFKCAECESLFYTVDSLRDHSCCSTTEKPYHCPLCRQDFQFKVSVAKHMISHSQECVFKCQECSQTFPDSVALRYHQRCHTALKPYKCPECGMVFKHYSVMEDHRRKHTASARPHLCNICGKAFKYGSLLHQHQYLHTGQKPFRCLECGKKFAFAQNMKAHCRQHRLNQSDSSSQPPSRPPPAPAQEPFRGKEPAQEVRSTFKCPRCPQTFTAAANLRAHMLVHEAESKKSEKKSKPPIDANKYWDKGHPCTHCPCVFRDEKSLNSHLLSSHKCIAQYLENMGAPAKHIPQMNPGNAEGKWRNDGAGAKSYKCSECGKFFRFRSVLELHMRMHSKDKPYQCKVCGKAFRFSSYLQQHLIIHTGKKPFSCPDCGKDFAFLQNMRTHQKLHQAKPFRCTSCSKGYSDEAQLRQHMLSHNGDKPHKCELCSKSFGLAYLLRDHMNTHTGERPHRCDECHKSFSWFSSLLVHRKIHARKRQGFSQSSSSPAGAGARARGRGSRGKTGSGQGWVLPRQPGNVSQPSLYPAPGRQDAEVQRESSVISPPVETQRPKEPIRWKVDGGEVMPVSSAQQPSQPGSGPASEPSKFKENAPSGDLSLVAGAPNKCSPPLLEQSRLLKTVTLSTTSTSTLLVPTSSPQQHSSMPIFTDGAALWSAKPANSQAQDPQPGAPVAAQTKPDTPPKKDDGKVRDTGDQPALSTVNQSQKPRNGAELPTQWALGLAVASTSGPADQSSATPAPAAVSHGGGTMLWAIQTPPGVPKSVNVPEKSVNQDFLKHISAGWVSVQSPAGTQNVPISIQYDPHRLGQQVWGFQSHPLAQALLTTQLKPGNGQELQQQPIVTGTQIIIKQPSPFFSSPLTPLPSLALPGPHPLHSVPVSALSRPPHPNIFFTPQAVMVERPHPPQTLPLPQLTPRTEPPKLGPSLPFAPDRLLQCMICGCSLARELDLQMHYLQHAQGEI; the protein is encoded by the exons ATGGCCGCCACAGACCCAGCGGAGTCTCCGCCGAAAGGAGAAAAATCCCCTGTAGAGGAGGGGGAAACCTCTCGGCTGCAGAAGGAGGCGGTGGAGCCGGGGTGCCCCCCCAAGAATGGTGAGGAAAGGACACTTAGTAGAACCTCGAGGAGTCCCGCAGGGGAGCAGGCAGCCAGTGCTGGGCTCCTCGGTGCCGCTGCCAGCCATTCCGAGGCAAGGTCCGGCGATGGCAGTGACAACACAACCTCAGCCGATAAAACCACCGACACTCTGGACAACGACGGGTGGGGTTTTCACTGGTCCGAAACGGAGGAAGAAGACACGGAACCTAAAATACAGAGACAAG GACCCAACGTTGCAGAAggtgctgcagaggtggagcGGGATGCAGAGAAGATTCGAGAAGATGACAGCTCACGCCCCGAAGAGAAGAGCCCGGGCAAGGAAACGGCGCAGCGGCGGACGGGCGATGTCCATgggaaagagaaggaggaggtgggaatcGGTCAAGACAGAGAGCAGGACAGTGACGCGGTGGCGAAACCGAAAAAAAGCTGCTTGCTCTGCAAGGATTGCGGGATGGCGTTCAACCGCCGCGAGACGTTTAACCTCCACCGCCACTTTCACGCACACCAGGACGAGCTCACCCCGCTTACATGCAAAGAATGTGGCCTTACCTTTCAGCACCGGAGCGGCCTGATCAAACACAGAAATGAGCataaggagaaggaggagctgctcctcaCCCCAAAGAAGGAGCCTCCATCGGAGGAGGGCTCCTTTAAATGTGCGGAATGTGAGAGTCTCTTCTACACCGTGGATTCTCTGAGggaccacagctgctgcagcacaacagAAAAGCCTTACCACTGCCCCCTGTGCCGCCAAGACTTCCAGTTCAAGGTGTCCGTTGCCAAGCACATGATCAGCCATTCCCAAGAGTGCGTTTTCAAATGCCAGGAGTGCAGTCAAACCTTCCCGGACAGCGTGGCGCTGCGCTACCACCAGCGCTGCCACACCGCCCTCAAACCTTACAAATGTCCCGAGTGCGGGATGGTCTTCAAGCACTACTCGGTCATGGAGGATCACCGGCGCAAGCACACGGCCAGCGCGCGCCCTCACCTCTGCAATATCTGTGGAAAGGCTTTCAAGTACGGcagtctcctccatcagcaccagTACCTGCACACGGGTCAGAAGCCTTTCCGCTGCCTCGAGTGCGGGAAGAAATTTGCTTTTGCACAGAACATGAAGGCGCACTGTCGCCAGCACAGGCTGAACCAAAGTGACTCTTCCAGCCAGCCGCCCAGCAGGCCTCCCCCTGCGCCTGCCCAGGAGCCCTTCAGGGGGAAAGAGCCCGCACAAGAGGTGAGAAGTACCTTTAAATGTCCCCGTTGTCCACAAACCTTTACGGCCGCGGCTAATCTGAGGGCCCACATGCTCGTCCACGAGGCCGAATCCAAGAAGTCAGAGAAAAAGAGCAAACCCCCCATTGACGCTAACAAATACTGGGACAAGGGACACCCCTGCACACACTGTCCCTGTGTCTTCCGCGATGAAAAAAGCTTAAATTCCCATCTGCTGAGTTCCCACAAATGTATAGCACAATATTTAGAAAACATGGGAGCCCCTGCGAAACACATTCCTCAGATGAATCCCGGCAACGCGGAGGGGAAGTGGCGGAACGACGGCGCGGGCGCCAAGTCGTACAAATGCTCCGAGTGCGGGAAGTTTTTCCGCTTCCGTTCCGTGTTGGAGCTGCACATGCGGATGCACTCCAAGGACAAACCTTACCAGTGTAAGGTCTGTGGCAAGGCCTTCCGGTTCAGCAgctacctgcagcagcacctcatCATCCACACGGGCAAGAAGCCGTTCAGCTGTCCCGACTGTGGAAAAGACTTCGCCTTTTTGCAGAACATGCGAACGCACCAGAAGCTGCATCAGGCCAAACCCTTCCgctgcaccagctgcagcaaaggCTACAGCGACGAGGCCCAGCTGCGGCAGCACATGCTGTCGCACAATGGCGACAAGCCGCACAAGTGCGAGCTGTGCAGCAAGAGCTTCGggctggcctacctgctgcgcGACCACATGAACACGCACACGGGGGAGCGGCCGCACCGCTGCGACGAGTGCCACAAGAGCTTCTCTTGGTTTAGCAGCCTGCTCGTGCACCGGAAGATTCACGCCCGCAAGCGCCAGGGTTTTAGCCAGAGCAGCTCCTCgccggcgggggcgggggcgaggGCGAGAGGGCGGGGCAGCAGGGGGAAAACGGGGAGCGGGCAGGGATGGGTGTTGCCTCGGCAACCGGGAAACGTCTCTCAGCCGTCTCTGTATCCCGCGCCCGGCCGGCAAGATGCAGAGGTGCAGAGAGAGTCTTCCGTGATCTCCCCTCCTGTGGAAACCCAGCGACCGAAGGAGCCGATACGGTGGAAGGTGGACGGCGGCGAGGTGATGCCCGTCTCATCGGCGCAGCAGCCCAGTCAGCCAGGCTCTGGCCCCGCTTCGGAGCCGTCGAAGTTCAAAGAGAACGCACCTTCAGGCGACCTCTCCCTCGTGGCGGGCGCGCCCAATAAATGCAGCCCGCCATTATTGGAGCAGTCCAGGCTGCTCAAGACTGTTACCCTGAGCACCACATCCACGAGCACACTACTGGTACCCACCAGCTCTCCGCAGCAACACTCCTCCATGCCGATCTTCACGGATGGAGCCGCTCTGTGGAGCGCCAAACCTGCAAATTCACAGGCTCAAGACCCACAGCCGGGAGCCCCGGTGGCAGCACAAACAAAGCCGGATACACCTCCTAAAAAAGATGACGGTAAAGTGCGGGACACCGGTGATCAGCCTGCACTCTCGACTGTTAACCAGTCACAGAAGCCTCGAAACGGCGCCGAGCTGCCGACCCAGTGGGCTTTAGGACTAGCAGTGGCATCCACCTCGGGTCCAGCAGACCAAAGCAGCGCTacaccagctccagctgctgtttctcATGGGGGGGGCACCATGCTATGGGCCATACAGACACCGCCAGGGGTTCCAAAGTCCGTCAACGTTCCTGAGAAATCAGTAAACCAAGATTTCCTGAAACACATTTCAGCCGGCTGGGTCAGTGTGCAGAGTCCGGCAGGAACTCAGAACGTCCCCATCTCCATTCAGTACGATCCCCATCGCTTAGGGCAGCAGGTCTGGGGCTTCCAAAGTCACCCCCTGGCTCAAGCGCTGCTCACTACACAACTCAAGCCAGGAAAcgggcaggagctgcagcagcaacccaTAGTTACAGGCACTCAGATCATCATAAAGCAGCCCTCCCCTTTTTTCTCGTCCCCGCTCACCCCGCTTCCATCTCTTGCTTTGCCTGGCCCGCACCCTCTTCACTCTGTCCCAGTTAGCGCGCTCTCCAGGCCCCCACACCCCAACATCTTTTTCACACCGCAGGCGGTGATGGTCGAGAGGCCACATCCGCCACAGACTCTGCCCCTACCTCAGCTCACACCACGGACAGAACCTCCCAAACTAGGACCCAGTTTGCCTTTCGCTCCCGATCGTCTTCTCCAGTGCATGATATGCGGGTGCTCACTCGCCCGGGAGCTGGATCTACAAATGCATTACCTGCAGCACGCTCAAGGAGAGATCTGA